The genomic interval GCTCTGCCAGCCCGTAGAAGCCATTGTATTGGCCCAGGTGGATGTACCCAATGCCTTTACGCCGAACAGTAACGATATAAATAATAAGATCCTGGTACGTGGTTTTGGTATTGTTAAAATGAAATTCTCGATCTATAACCGTTGGGGGCAGAAAGTATTTGAATCCAGCTCGCTTACCACAGGGTGGGATGGCCGGTTCAAAGGAGTATTACAACCCATGGATGTGTACGCCTATACCCTCGATGTGGAATTTTTTGACGGGACCAGGACAACCAAAAAGGGTGATATTACGTTGATTCGTTAGGACACGAATGGCACGAATTGGGAGGTTTGAAAATTTGAAAATGGTTGGTAAATTATAAATGAAGTTGAGCAGAACCATATGGACGATTTTGTTTGTTGCCGGGCTTGCGGTGAGCGGTCGGGGTCAGGACCTGCATTTTTCGCAGTTCATGAACTCGCCCTTGTCAACCAATCCGGCCAACACAGGGTTTATTCCGGATGGGGATTACCGTTTGGGAGTAAATTACCGCAATCAGTGGTCGGCCATCATGACCCTGCCCTATAAGACAATGAGTGCGTTTGGCGATGTGCAGTTGATGAAGAACCAGATTGAAACTGGATGGTTAGGCGCCGGTATGCTCATATTGCATGATGTGGCCGGTAGTGGTAACCTTACTTCTTCTAAAGTGTATGGATCGGTCGCCTATCATCAAATGCTCGGCTATTCCAGTCTCTTGTCAGCAGGCTTTAATGTGGGTTGGGCCGGCAAGCGTATCAATACCACCAATCTGAAATTCCCCGATCAGTTTGACGGAAAATTCTTTGATAATAAACTCCCGACCGCAGTACAGCTTGATAATACAAGTGTCAATTACCTTGACCTGCAACTGGGTTTGAATTATGCCTATTTCCCCACAGAAGCCATTTATGTCAATGCCGGCTATTCTGCCATGCATGTGAACCGGGCAAGGGAATCATTCTTTAATGCAACAGCCGGGGTGGATAACCGGATCTCCGTACGGCATAATGCCTTTGTGAATGCCAGTTTTATGCTGAATGATCAATGGATACTCAATCCCAATATTTATTTCAGCACGCAGGCACGCTCCAGCGAGATCGTAGGTGGATTGAATGCCCAATACAACCTTTCCGGGGATGGTGAACAACAACTGATCGGTGGGGTCTATTACCGACACCAGGATGCCGTGATACCAATGATCGGAATTCAATGGAAGGATATTCGTGCCACCTTTACCTACGATGCCACGATCTCTACACTTAAAAATTACAACAATACACGCGGGGCTTTTGAATTCTCCCTGATCAAACAGGGTGTGTTGAATAGCTTTAGTGGGGGTGAGAAAAGGAGTTTCAAGTGCCCTTCATTTCGTCTTTGACCAGGATTTTGGGATTTATGGATGGAAAGGATGGGAATATGGGCTTTGAAATGAATGGATTTTCTATGATTTAGAGGATAGTGTTTTCAAGGACTGGGAAGGGAAAAAAACGATTTTTTACGAGGATAGTTTTGCTGACCATTGCCGTTTTGGGTGGAAATTGTGATTTTTTTATGCAGTATGAAGAAATCACCAGAAAGGTAATAGGATGTGCAATGAAAGTACACAGCCAACTTGGAAATGGGTTTCAAGAGGTTATTTACCAACGGGCCCTCGCGGTGGAGTTTAGGAAGGGAAATATAGAATTTGAACGGGAAATGGAGATGGATATATTCTACGATGATGAGATTATAGGAACCCGGAGAGTTGATTTTTTTGTGGAAGGTAGGGTAATGGTTGAGTTAAAAGCAGTGATTGAAATGGTGGATGCACATCTTGCTCAGGCCAAAAACTATCTTGAGGCTTACAACATGGAAATTGGTCTTTTGATTAACTTTGGAGCACCCAGTCTTCAGTTTCGAAGATTATATAATAAAAAATTTACAACTTTTAGAACCCAATCCAAATGAGATAACTCAGGCAAATTGAGTTATCATACTTCAAATCATTATTGAATTTT from Chitinophagales bacterium carries:
- a CDS encoding PorP/SprF family type IX secretion system membrane protein, whose translation is MKLSRTIWTILFVAGLAVSGRGQDLHFSQFMNSPLSTNPANTGFIPDGDYRLGVNYRNQWSAIMTLPYKTMSAFGDVQLMKNQIETGWLGAGMLILHDVAGSGNLTSSKVYGSVAYHQMLGYSSLLSAGFNVGWAGKRINTTNLKFPDQFDGKFFDNKLPTAVQLDNTSVNYLDLQLGLNYAYFPTEAIYVNAGYSAMHVNRARESFFNATAGVDNRISVRHNAFVNASFMLNDQWILNPNIYFSTQARSSEIVGGLNAQYNLSGDGEQQLIGGVYYRHQDAVIPMIGIQWKDIRATFTYDATISTLKNYNNTRGAFEFSLIKQGVLNSFSGGEKRSFKCPSFRL
- a CDS encoding GxxExxY protein, which gives rise to MQYEEITRKVIGCAMKVHSQLGNGFQEVIYQRALAVEFRKGNIEFEREMEMDIFYDDEIIGTRRVDFFVEGRVMVELKAVIEMVDAHLAQAKNYLEAYNMEIGLLINFGAPSLQFRRLYNKKFTTFRTQSK